In the Topomyia yanbarensis strain Yona2022 chromosome 3, ASM3024719v1, whole genome shotgun sequence genome, one interval contains:
- the LOC131687146 gene encoding uncharacterized protein LOC131687146: protein MEKLIRERKSLEPRLKRVHDTVVKIQPEAAEEIDVQSELDTLNDIWAAYCSVHKRILDACTNDETYEEAIECQCRFEEAYVRLKNRLLKLLKVIKLADSNREERPPSQNDVITQLAQQQAELLNMMSTRMVLATSSTAASPEAAIAPTPLSDLKLPPMTLPVFSGNYLEWQSFIDLFNSMVHQNPSLKDSQKLYFLKTNLSGEAASLISHLKIEDVNYSPALQKLKSRYDKPLEIAHKHIERFLSQPALTSSSADGLRSLHDISDEVVRALQAMQREDRDTWLLFILIEKLDRETKQLWYQRVADMQEANITLQCFLHFIDSRSFALQSAQPPKHGAVAAQKPPVKPSYRGATAFITTNAPPVCNVCAKSPHPLYQCGKFIHMSPEERLSTVSRQRLCKNCLKQHLGEVCRSGNCRKCGLLHHTLLHAAFEPSDHQPSPFTSYAVHANNGPAAQSLISALDPTANLDASNVLLATVAINVLDKYGRPHACRAVLDSASQVSFISKSFCDELGLDLMEADMDLEGISSMPAHADKCAQIVIASRCTDYRTAVPCMVLEEIVKTLPAKPADIDQWSIPDSIELADPLFNRPGKISVLLGIELFFQLLEPGKINLSTDDSLPTLQNTKLGWVVAGRYRNSAPLSNLKVSTCLLASSDDGLCQQLRKFWEIEEYAVPKIHISEEERRCEEHFSMHTVRNNSGKFTVRLPFLHPPSQLGDSRQMAVRRLEHMERKLHRNPLLKQEYHAFLREYLELGHMTISEHANPTEAVYLPHHCVIKEASSTTKCRVVFDASAKTTSGKSLNDILMAGPVLQDSLVNILLRFRIPTIVITGDIKQMYRMIEVHQDDRDFQRILWRWSSDEPVKEYRLNTVTYGTKSASYLATKCVQQLLESHRLMYTEAVEKAERGTYVDDILTGADSEEEAILLRQQLSTILASGGFHLRKWASNSVEVLNAIPAADREINTTIELNNTRTIKALGIYWQPCSDEFLFSNIPNQIFQPTKRTMLSQIASIFDPLGLLAPIVIKAKMVMQQLWELKVDWDEAPPGELVQVWLTFVQSLSDLNSLQVPRRVIGTQAASRLYLHGFSDASERAMGACVYIRAIDNDGNTSSHLLCAKSKLAPIGNGRTTLPRLELCAAVILSRLIANVKEALTIPFHEIRAYSDSTVALAWIAGGASRWKTFVANRVAEITTHLPAVNWNHIDTRSNPADLISRGTLPEQTINSALWWHGPYWNACPNIDNSAPTVALDDKQQRQVEREQRSAAVTYLVVYENDFLDGMLARYYPKLQHLLRITAWMIRFRHREYRAATLTAYEIDNAMQLYVKHVQRLQFAKEINQLEKHHEVHHTSPLRQLKPFLDEAHLLRVGGRLQLSDLSYDTKHPILLPHRSIFTALVLHHEHNQLFHCGPQSLLAAVRKRFWIISGTSAARKTCRSCVECVRAKPVPIHQLMGQLPADRLKPVPPFSITGVDYAGPINVVSRRTRGAVATKGYIALFVCFSTRAVHLEAVSDLTTSAFIAAFTRFSCRYGLPNKMYSDNATNLRGAARKLRELYQQINLIEHENQIADYFADEGIEWSFIPARSPHHGGLWEAGVKVAKSLLNKLGGDSRFTFEELSTVLSQVAACMNSRPITPLSNDPNEPQPLTPAHFLIGRTLNAVPEINQLERQIGSLNRWQYVQRVTQEFRVRWQNEYVLLLQRMVKWQHTTPNVTVGEFVLLIADNEKAKQWPIGRVVDTFPGPDGRIRVVAVKTTNGISRRDVRRIRRIPLEDDEYVPGRNGAEIPRSNLVGGLCYGGSKSKRRSRKSA from the coding sequence ATGGAGAAACTAATTCGCGAACGAAAATCCCTTGAGCCGCGACTCAAGCGCGTACATGACACGGTGGTGAAAATCCAGCCAGAAGCGGCTGAGGAAATTGACGTGCAATCGGAACTCGATACGCTCAATGACATTTGGGCTGCGTATTGTTCAGTGCATAAAAGAATTCTAGATGCTTGTACGAATGATGAAACGTACGAAGAGGCCATTGAATGCCAGTGTAGATTCGAAGAAGCTTATGTCCGGTTAAAAAACCGACTGTTAAAATTGCTTAAAGTGATAAAATTGGCTGATAGTAATCGTGAGGAGCGGCCGCCGTCCCAGAATGACGTGATCACGCAACTTGCCCAGCAGCAAGCCGAGCTTCTAAATATGATGTCCACACGTATGGTTCTTGCTACCAGCAGCACAGCTGCATCACCAGAAGCTGCCATCGCTCCCACTCCCTTGTCGGACCTGAAGCTGCCCCCGATGACCTTGCCTGTGTTCAGTGGTAACTATCTCGAGTGGCAGTCATTCATTGATCTTTTCAACAGCATGGTTCATCAAAACCCATCGCTGAAAGATAGCCAGAAACTATACTTCCTGAAAACAAATCTTTCTGGTGAAGCTGCATCCCTAATTTCACACTTGAAAATCGAGGATGTAAATTACAGTCCCgccttacaaaaacttaaatcgCGCTACGACAAGCCACTCGAGATCGCTCATAAGCATATTGAACGCTTTCTAAGCCAGCCAGCCCTGACATCATCGTCTGCTGATGGCTTACGTTCACTGCATGACATCTCAGACGAAGTCGTTAGAGCCCTCCAAGCCATGCAACGAGAGGATCGGGACACATGGCTTTTATTTATCCTTATTGAGAAGTTGGATCGGGAAACCAAACAGCTATGGTACCAACGAGTTGCTGATATGCAAGAAGCGAACATCACGCTGCAGTGTTTCCTCCACTTCATAGATTCTCGCAGTTTTGCATTACAATCGGCGCAGCCCCCCAAACATGGAGCCGTTGCTGCCCAAAAACCTCCTGTGAAACCATCGTATAGAGGGGCAACTGCATTCATCACCACAAATGCACCGCCAGTATGCAACGTTTGTGCAAAATCGCCACATCCACTTTATCAATGTGGCAAATTCATTCACATGAGCCCCGAGGAAAGGCTGTCAACAGTCAGCAGACAAAGGCTGTGCAAAAATTGCTTGAAGCAGCACCTTGGAGAAGTATGCAGATCGGGAAATTGTAGAAAATGTGGCCTACTGCATCACACGCTTCTGCATGCCGCATTTGAGCCATCAGATCATCAACCAAGCCCGTTTACGTCGTATGCCGTACATGCCAACAATGGTCCGGCCGCCCAGTCGCTAATTTCGGCCCTTGATCCCACTGCTAATCTCGACGCGTCAAATGTTCTTCTCGCGACCGTAGCCATTAATGTGTTGGACAAATATGGACGACCGCACGCATGTCGCGCAGTTCTGGATTCCGCATCTCAAGTAAGTTTCATCAGTAAGAGCTTCTGCGACGAACTTGGCCTGGATCTAATGGAAGCAGACATGGATCTGGAGGGAATTTCATCCATGCCTGCACATGCCGACAAATGTGCGCAAATCGTTATAGCATCTCGATGCACGGATTATCGCACTGCTGTCCCGTGTATGGTGTTGGAAGAAATCGTTAAAACATTGCCAGCGAAACCAGCCGATATTGACCAATGGTCCATACCTGATTCAATTGAGTTAGCTGATCCACTTTTTAACCGCCCCGGTAAGATTAGTGTTTTGCTCGGTATAGAACTTTTCTTCCAGTTACTCGAGCCAGGAAAAATCAATCTCAGCACGGATGATAGTCTACCTACATTACAAAACACCAAATTAGGGTGGGTGGTAGCCGGTCGCTATCGAAACAGCGCTCCGCTATCGAATTTGAAGGTGTCGACGTGCTTGTTGGCTTCCTCTGATGATGGTCTTTGCCAACAGCTGCGAAAATTTTGGGAAATAGAAGAGTATGCTGTACCTAAAATTCACATCAGTGAGGAGGAAAGGCGCTGCGAGGAGCATTTCTCAATGCATACGGTTAGGAATAACAGTGGAAAATTTACCGTTCGTTTGCCATTTTTGCACCCACCGAGTCAACTTGGCGATTCGAGACAGATGGCTGTTAGACGTCTGGAACACATGGAAAGGAAACTGCACCGGAATCCACTCCTCAAGCAAGAGTACCATGCATTCCTCCGCGAGTATCTCGAGCTTGGGCACATGACTATTTCGGAACATGCAAATCCCACAGAGGCCGTCTACTTACCCCACCACTGTGTGATAAAGGAAGCCAGCTCAACGACGAAATGCCGCGTTGTATTTGATGCTTCTGCGAAAACTACAAGCGGAAAATCTCTTAACGATATTCTCATGGCTGGTCCAGTCTTGCAAGATTCGCTGGTGAACATTCTTCTACGCTTTCGAATTCCTACTATTGTGATTACCGGCGATATCAAGCAAATGTATCGAATGATTGAAGTGCACCAAGATGATCGTGATTTCCAACGGATTTTGTGGCGATGGTCAAGCGACGAGCCGGTGAAGGAATATCGGCTAAATACTGTAACCTACGGAACTAAAAGTGCTTCCTATTTGGCCACAAAATGCGTGCAGCAGTTGTTGGAGTCCCACAGACTGATGTATACGGAGGCAGTGGAAAAGGCAGAACGGGGCACATATGTGGACGACATTTTAACAGGTGCTGATTCAGAGGAGGAAGCCATTCTACTTCGCCAGCAGCTCTCAACAATTTTAGCTTCTGGTGGTTTTCACCTCCGAAAGTGGGCGTCAAATAGTGTAGAAGTCCTCAACGCGATCCCGGCTGCTGATCGGGAAATAAACACAACTATAGAACTGAACAACACCCGCACCATCAAGGCCCTCGGCATCTACTGGCAGCCGTGCAGCGACGAGTTCCTGTTCTCTAACATACCGAATCAGATCTTTCAGCCCACGAAGCGGACCATGCTTTCGCAAATCGCCAGTATCTTTGACCCATTAGGGCTTCTGGCGCCAATAGTCATCAAAGCGAAAATGGTCATGCAACAGCTCTGGGAACTGAAGGTGGACTGGGACGAAGCTCCCCCCGGTGAGTTAGTTCAAGTTTGGTTGACATTCGTGCAAAGCCTTTCCGATCTTAATTCCTTACAGGTACCCCGACGAGTGATCGGCACGCAAGCCGCCTCTCGATTATATCTGCACGGCTTCAGTGATGCATCCGAGCGAGCCATGGGTGCGTGTGTCTACATTCGTGCGATAGACAACGACGGCAACACATCATCACATCTGCTGTGTGCGAAATCTAAATTGGCGCCCATTGGAAATGGACGAACAACACTACCTCGGTTGGAGCTGTGCGCCGCAGTGATCCTGTCCAGACTAATAGCGAATGTGAAGGAAGCCCTAACCATACCCTTTCATGAAATACGTGCGTACTCGGACTCAACGGTGGCGCTGGCGTGGATCGCGGGTGGTGCTTCAAGGTGGAAAACGTTCGTCGCAAATCGTGTGGCAGAAATAACTACGCATCTTCCTGCAGTAAACTGGAATCATATCGACACCCGTAGCAACCCCGCCGATCTGATCTCTCGGGGTACTCTACCAGAGCAAACCATCAACAGCGCTCTCTGGTGGCATGGCCCCTACTGGAATGCTTGTCCAAACATAGATAATTCCGCGCCCACGGTCGCTCTTGACGATAAGCAACAACGACAGGTAGAAAGGGAACAGCGTTCTGCAGCAGTGACGTATCTGGTGGTTTACGAAAACGACTTTCTCGACGGGATGCTGGCCAGATATTACCCTAAACTCCAACATCTTTTACGTATTACTGCCTGGATGATTCGCTTTCGACATCGCGAGTATCGAGCCGCCACGTTAACAGCATACGAAATCGACAACGCTATGCAACTCTATGTGAAACACGTTCAGAGGTTGCAATTCGCGAAGGAAATCAATCAACTAGAGAAGCATCATGAGGTGCATCACACCAGTCCACTTCGACAGCTGAAACCGTTCCTGGATGAAGCACATCTCCTCAGGGTGGGCGGTAGGTTACAGCTGTCAGATCTCAGCTACGACACGAAGCATCCGATCTTGCTGCCCCACCGCTCAATTTTCACTGCGCTCGTTCTCCACCACGAGCATAACCAGCTGTTTCATTGCGGCCCCCAATCGCTATTGGCAGCTGTACGAAAGCGTTTTTGGATTATTAGCGGTACCAGCGCCGCTCGCAAGACTTGCCGATCCTGCGTCGAGTGTGTACGAGCGAAGCCAGTACCAATTCATCAGCTGATGGGCCAGCTACCAGCAGACCGCCTGAAGCCAGTTCCTCCTTTCTCCATCACCGGTGTGGATTACGCTGGGCCAATCAATGTTGTCAGTCGTCGAACGCGAGGTGCTGTAGCTACAAAGGGCTATATCGCACTATTCGTCTGCTTCTCAACTCGAGCGGTACATCTAGAAGCAGTTTCGGATCTCACTACGTCCGCATTCATTGCGGCGTTCACTCGCTTCAGCTGCCGATATGGACTGCCGAACAAGATGTACTCTGACAACGCCACTAATCTTCGGGGTGCAGCTAGAAAACTTCGTGAGTTATACCAGCAGATTAATTTAATCGAACATGAGAACCAAATAGCAGATTATTTTGCGGACGAAGGCATTGAGTGGTCATTTATTCCCGCTCGTTCTCCCCACCACGGTGGACTGTGGGAAGCAGGGGTGAAGGTGGCGAAGAGCTTGCTAAACAAGCTAGGAGGTGATTCTCGTTTCACGTTCGAAGAGTTAAGTACGGTTCTCTCGCAAGTAGCAGCTTGTATGAACTCTCGTCCTATCACCCCATTGTCGAATGATCCCAACGAACCACAACCTCTCACGCCAGCGCACTTTCTCATCGGTCGGACCTTGAATGCTGTTCCAGAGATCAACCAGCTGGAGCGACAGATCGGATCTTTGAACAGGTGGCAATATGTACAACGAGTCACCCAGGAGTTCAGAGTTCGGTGGCAGAATGAGTACGTTCTATTGCTTCAACGTATGGTAAAATGGCAGCATACTACACCGAATGTTACTGTCGGTGAGTTTGTTCTGCTGATTGCCGATAACGAAAAGGCTAAGCAATGGCCGATAGGTCGTGTCGTAGACACCTTTCCTGGCCCTGACGGACGCATTCGAGTAGTGGCCGTTAAAACTACCAACGGTATTTCACGGCGTGATGTCAGGAGAATTCGGAGAATCCCATTAGAAGATGATGAGTACGTACCAGGACGGAACGGAGCAGAAATTCCTCGCAGTAATTTGGTGGGCGGTTTATGTTACGGCGGAAGTAAATCTAAGCGCCgttcacgaaaatcagcttga